A window from Malassezia japonica chromosome 1, complete sequence encodes these proteins:
- the TRM44 gene encoding tRNA(Ser) (uridine(44)-2'-O)-methyltransferase (BUSCO:EOG092614DJ; EggNog:ENOG503NUA3; COG:S), producing MPREAEAPARALFHPVYVGETGGSARHALVEGGEWVRMVEAPAYYSLESWLATMRDWIQFPERNSSSIRRCEIDRGMLQECAIFANATHGQVSYTTLRASDQETEQCDADALQRERAPSDFPQHASEVPYYHPAVRCVAFHYSNAAPAAYPDAQGTVSVAFVPFPASQGGAPLDENGRLGRTALSLLRLLHQHSYGHATSYVKRVVHDVLVPREAYQDLYIALRTEYASSLIQSWAEVTDPKKHVFEDLGIAAYLMLLWKDMFSPGASLACDSPRGKSWGQPPGGFVDVGCGNGLLVYILSKEGYHGYGFDARERKSWPNYAKEGAVLQACMFDAPGALRGTSPALPSGAFLIGNHADELTPWVPVLAASTPYCFGFVNIPCCAWTLEGARFTPTHLRLDGAEIGELLCGEASAVPAQTPVAPHMIPHNLAALLAYTEWFVQRLVTAADADQVHSKHLAYYAYVARLHMRAGWVCETEALRIPSTKNWALVARRTLHNVPV from the exons ATGCCGCGCGAAGCAgaagcgccggcgcgcgcgctgttTCACCCTGTGTATGTCGGCGAGACGGGGGGgagtgcgcggcacgcattGGTTGAAGGGGGGGAGTGGGTGCGCatggtcgaggcgccggcatATTACTCGCTCGAAAGTTGGctcgcgacgatgcgcgactGGATCCAATTTCCAGAGCGCAACAGCAGCAGCATTCGGCGCTGCGAG ATCGACCGAGGCATGCTGCAAGAATGCGCCATTTTCGCCAATGCGACGCACGGACAGGTATCGTACACGACGCTACGTGCGTCGGACCAGGAGACGGAGCAGTGCGAtgcggatgcgctgcaaCGCGAACGTGCTCCCTCCGACTTTCCACAGCACGCGTCCGAGGTGCCCTATTACCAcccggccgtgcgctgcgtcgcatTCCACTACTCcaacgcggcgccggccgcctaTCCTGACGCCCAAGGGACGGTGTCTGTGGCCTTTGTACCGTTTCCTGCATCGCAAGGTGGGGCACCGCTCGACGAAAATGGCCGGCTAGGGCGCACGGCTCTCTCGCTtctgcgcctcttgcatCAGCACAGCTATGGGCACGCGACGTCCTATGTGAAGCGCGTTGTGCACGATGTGCTTGTCCCGCGCGAAGCGTACCAGGACCTGTACATTGCGCTGCGGACCGAGTACGCAAGCAGCCTGATTCAGTCATGGGCCGAAGTGACCGACCCCAAGAAGCATGTCTTTGAAGACTTGGGGATCGCGGCCTACCTCATGCTCCTGTGGAAAGACATGTTTTCGCCCGGCGCATCGCTTGCGTGTGACTCTCCGCGCGGGAAGTCGTGGGGGCAGCCACCCGGCGGGTTTGTCGACGTGGGCTGCGGAAATGGATTGCTGGTCTACATCTTGTCCAAGGAAGGATACCACGGCTACGGCTTTGACGCACGCGAGCGCAAGTCGTGGCCCAACTACGCGAAGGAAGGCGCTGTGCTGCAGGCGTGCATGTTTGATGCGCCAGGAGCGCTCCGAGGCACATCGCcggccttgccgagcggTGCATTTCTGATCGGCAACcatgccgacgagctcacGCCGTGGGTACCGGTTCTCGCCGCCAGCACGCCCTACTGCTTCGGCTTTGTCAATATACCCTGTTGTGCCTGGACGCTGGAAGGCGCGCGGTTCACACCGACCCACTTGCGCCTCGACGGAGCAGAAATCGGCGAGCTTCTCTGCGGGGAAGCATCGGCTGTGCCTGCACAGACCCCTGTGGCCCCTCATATGATACCCCACAACCTCGCTGCACTCCTTGCCTATACAGAGTGGTTCGTTCAGCGTCTCGTTACGGCGGCGGATGCGGACCAAGTTCACTCGAAGCACCTTGCCTATTATGCCTACGTCGCCCGGCTCCATATGCGTGCTGGATGGGTGTGCGAGACGGAAGCCTTGCGCATTCCCAGCACCAAGAACTGGGCCTTGGTGGCGAG GCGCACGCTACACAATGTGCCGGTGTAG